In Longimicrobiaceae bacterium, the genomic stretch AGGTGAGGGTGGCGGTTCCGCCCGGCTCGCCGGTGCTGGACCGGCTCTCCGCGCCCGCGGCGCGGCGGACGCTGGAGGACGCGCTGGGGAAGCGCGTGGGACGGCGGGTGACGCTGTCGTTCTCGGAGGGGCAGGCGAGCGGCGGGGACGGCGCCGGGCCCGGACGGATCACCGCGGAGAGCGCCCGGCGCGACCGCCTGCGCCGGCTCACGGAAGAGGAACCCCTCCTCGCCGCGGCGGTACAGGAGTGGGACCTGGAGCTGGTCGACTAGCCCGGCGCGACGCCCCGCGCGGACCGCGGTCCGTCACTTGCGGACGGCGCGCCCGCCGGTATTTTGTGCAAACTTCGCCCGCACGGCCCGATGGCAGATATGAACAACTTCCAGCAGATCCTCGAGATGGGCCAGCAGGTCCAGGCCCGTCTCACGCAGCTCCAGAGCGAGCTGGGGCAGAAGACCGTCTCCTCCTCCAGCGGGGGCGGGATGGTCACCGCCACCGCGGACGGCAAGGGCCGCGTCCGGGCCATCAAGATCGACCCCACCGTGGTGCAGGGGGGCGACGTGGAGATGCTGGAGGACCTGGTCCTCGCGGCCGTGTCGGAGGCGCAGAACCGGGCCCAGCAGCTCTACGAGGAGGAGGTCCGGAAGCTTTCCGGGGGGCTCCCGCTCCCCTTCCAGCTCCCCGACCTGTAGGCGCGGCGGGAACGCGGCTTGTCGGTCATCGACGACCTGGCGGGTGAGCTGTCCCGTCTCCCCGGCATCGGCCGGAAGACGGCGCTGCGGCTCACCTTCCACCTCCTGAAGGCTCCCCCCGAGGAAGCACAGCGGCTCGCGCGGGCCATCCTCGCCGTGCGCGAGCGGGTCCGTGCGTGCGTGCGCTGCGGCAACCTCTCCGAGCGGGAGACCTGCGCCATCTGCGAGAGCACGCGCCGCGACGTCTCCGTGATCTGCGTGGTGGAGGAGGCGTCGGACATCGGCGCCATCGAGCGCACGGGCGAGTTCCGCGGCATCTACCACGTGCTGGGCGGCCACCTCTCGCCGCTGGACGGCGTGGGGCCCGCGGAGCTGAACGTGGAAGGGCTGCTGGGGCGCATCGGCGTGGACTCCGGCATACGCGAGGTGGTGCTCGCCACCAACCCCAGCGTGGAGGGCGAGGCCACGGCGCTCTACCTGCACCGGCTGATCGCCCCGCTGGGGGTGCGCGTCACCCGCATCGCCCGTGGGCTCCCCATCGGCGGCGACCTGGAGTACGCCGACGGCGTCACCATCGCCGAGGCCCTGAACGCCCGCCGCGAGATGTAGCTCCCGGCGGGGGACGCCATTTCCCCGCGCCGTCCCATTCGTTAGTTTGTCCGCGTCAGCAGCCGAGTCATCCGGGACGACCTCCACCGGGCGTATGGAAACCAGGCAGATCCTGCGAACCACCGGGTTCACGCTCCTCACCGTCGCCGCCGCCGCGGCG encodes the following:
- the recR gene encoding recombination mediator RecR, with amino-acid sequence MSVIDDLAGELSRLPGIGRKTALRLTFHLLKAPPEEAQRLARAILAVRERVRACVRCGNLSERETCAICESTRRDVSVICVVEEASDIGAIERTGEFRGIYHVLGGHLSPLDGVGPAELNVEGLLGRIGVDSGIREVVLATNPSVEGEATALYLHRLIAPLGVRVTRIARGLPIGGDLEYADGVTIAEALNARREM
- a CDS encoding YbaB/EbfC family nucleoid-associated protein; this encodes MNNFQQILEMGQQVQARLTQLQSELGQKTVSSSSGGGMVTATADGKGRVRAIKIDPTVVQGGDVEMLEDLVLAAVSEAQNRAQQLYEEEVRKLSGGLPLPFQLPDL